The following proteins come from a genomic window of Meleagris gallopavo isolate NT-WF06-2002-E0010 breed Aviagen turkey brand Nicholas breeding stock chromosome Z, Turkey_5.1, whole genome shotgun sequence:
- the GCNT1 gene encoding LOW QUALITY PROTEIN: beta-1,3-galactosyl-O-glycosyl-glycoprotein beta-1,6-N-acetylglucosaminyltransferase (The sequence of the model RefSeq protein was modified relative to this genomic sequence to represent the inferred CDS: inserted 1 base in 1 codon), whose product MLKRKLRFFHNLRFRLFLGLTLILVIISVLKVNQKSNCLNRRHLELTKEDSIGDINCTKILEGDIEEIQKVKLETLSVSFKKRPRLTTNDYINMTTDCASFTKMRKYIMEPLSSEEAEFPIAYSIVVYHKIEMLDRLLRSIYAPQNFYCIHVDRKSPESFFTAVKGIVSCFDNVFISSQLESVVYASWSRVQADINCMKDLYRRSSNWKYLINLCGMDFPIKTNQEIVEKLKALKGENSLETEXMPVYKEVRWKKHYEIVDGKVKNTGIDKQLPPLNTPIFSGSAYFVVSRRFVEYILENSKILKFIEWAKDTYSPDEYLWATIQRIPDVPGAVSSNEKYDVSDMNALARFVKWQYFEGDVSKGAPYPPCSGVHVRSVCVFGVGDLNWMLRNHHFFANKFDTDVDPFAVKCLEEYLRHKALNLQKN is encoded by the exons atgctgaaaaggAAACTACGTTTTTTCCACAATTTGCGATTCAGACTTTTCTTGGGTCTAACTCTGATTTTAGTAATCATTTCGGTTTTGAAAGTTAACCAGAAATCAAACTGCTTGAATCGAAGACATCTTGAGCTGACTAAGGAAGACTCTATTGGCGACATTAACTGCACCAAGATACTGGAAGGTGATATAGAAGAAATTCAAAAGGTAAAGCTTGAGACCTTATCAGTGTCATTTAAGAAACGTCCCAGACTAACAACCAATGACTATATCAACATGACAACAGACTGTGCCTCTTTCACCAAGATGAGGAAATACATTATGGAACCTCTCAGCAGTGAAGAAGCAGAATTTCCAATTGCTTACTCAATAGTGGTTTATCACAAAATTGAGATGCTTGACAGGCTTCTGAGATCAATCTATGCTCCTCAGAATTTTTATTGCATCCATGTTGATAGAAAATCTCCAGAATCTTTTTTTACAGCTGTGAAAGGAATAGTCTCCTGTTTTGATAATGTCTTTATATCCAGCCAGTTAGAGAGTGTTGTATATGCTTCATGGAGCAGGGTACAGGCAGATATTAATTGCATGAAAGACCTCTATAGAAGAAGTTCAAACTGGAAATACCTAATAAACCTCTGTGGCATGGACTTTCCTATAAAGACCAACCAGGAAATAGTAGAGAAATTAAAAGCCCTTAAAGGTGAAAACAgcttggaaacag aaatgcctGTTTATAAAGAAGTAAGGTGGAAAAAACACTATGAGATTGTTGATGGTAAAGTGAAAAACACAGGTATAGATAAACAACTACCACCTCTCAATACTCCAATTTTTTCTGGTAGTGCCTATTTTGTAGTTAGCAGAAGATTTGTAGAATACATATTAGAAAATAGCAAAATCCTCAAATTTATTGAGTGGGCAAAAGACACTTACAGCCCTGATGAGTACCTATGGGCAACAATTCAGAGAATCCCTGACGTCCCAGGTGCTGTTTCTTCTAATGAGAAGTATGACGTTTCTGATATGAATGCACTGGCCAGGTTTGTCAAGTGGCAGTACTTCGAAGGAGATGTGTCTAAAGGTGCACCCTACCCACCATGCAGCGGAGTTCATGTTCGCTCTGTCTGTGTGTTTGGCGTAGGAGACCTGAACTGGATGCTGCGAAACCACCACTTCTTTGCTAATAAGTTTGATACTGATGTTGATCCTTTTGCAGTGAAGTGTTTGGAAGAATATTTGCGACATAAAGCTTTGAATCTGCAAAAGaactga